GCAGAGGAGCCGCCCCCCCCGGGACGGTGTCAGTGATGTAATGACGAGTTAAAGGGCGGagagtcgggggggggggggggggggggtgaccgTCTGCAGTAGTCcactactgtagtactgttagactgcagtactactgtagtactaatactgtagtactactgcagtactaatactgtagtactgttagactgcagtactactgcagtactaatactgtagtactactgtagtactaatactgtagtactgttagactgcagtactactgcagtactaatactgtagtactactgtagtactaatactgtagtactgttagactgcagtactactgcagtactaatactgtaGTGCTGTTagactgcagtactactgtagtactaatactgtagtactactgcagtactaatactgtagtactgttagactgcagtactactgtagtactaatactgtagtactactgcagtactaatactgtagtactgttagactgcagtactactgtagtactaatactgtagtactactgcagtactaatactgtagtactgttagactgcagtactactgcagtactaatactgtagtactactgtagtactaatactgtagtactgttagactgcagtactactgcagtactaatactgtaGTGCTGTTagactgcagtactactgcagtactaatactgtagtactactgcagtactaatactgtagtactgttagactgcagtactactgcagtactaatactgtagtactactgtagtactaatactgtagtactgttagactgcagtactactgcagtactaatactgcagtactactgtagtactaatactgcagtactactgtagtactaatactgtagtactgttagactgcagtactactgcagtactaatactgcagtactactgtagtactaatactgtagtactgttagactgcagtactactgcagtactaatactgtagtactagtactgtagtactgttagactgcagtactactgtagtactaatacTGTAGTGCTGTTagactgcagtactactgtagtactaatactgtagtactactgcagtactaatactgtaGTGCTGTTagactgcagtactactgcagtactaatactgtaGTGCTGTTagactgcagtactactgtagtactaatactgtagtactactgcagtactaatactgtaGTGCTGTTagactgcagtactactgcagtactaatactgtaTTACTACTGTAGTAATAATACTatagtactactgcagtactaatactatagtactactgcagtattagtactacagtagtaatactgtagtactactgcagtactacagtggtactacagtagtagtacagtagtactactgtagtagtactgcagtagtactaagtagtactaatactaatactacagttctactgcagtattagtactgcagtattacagGTGTACTACAGTAGTGCTACATTTCTAACAGTGCTACAGTAGTACCACTGTAGTACTAatgcagtactgcagtactaatactgcagtactgttaGAAATACTGCAGTGACACTACTATTACTGCTGTGTACAAAtacaacagtcacacacaaattCTGAAGTATTTATCAGTTTTCCTGAGGTATTTACAGTGTTTGCAGTGGGCACTGTGCAGTGCTGACATTTCAACATGactgatgtttttctctgaaatcCAAAATGGCGCGTCTGTCTGCAGGCGCGTGAGCGCGCGCGGCGCGCGGCCCGGACATGTGGGCGGGAGAAAGCTGCTGCGCCTCTACTCGGGTCTTTCCGGCAGCCTCCGGAGGGGCCGAACACGCGCGGGGCGCCGAGGcggggagagcagcagcagcagcagcagcagcagccggagGAGTCGATCCGAGCAGCCGCCGGAGCAGCCGAGCGACCCGGGGCCCACTTTTACCAGTTTACCGTCGGGGAGGCCGGGCAGGGGGGAGGGCTGGGGGCTCGGGCACAGAAGAATGAGAGAGCCCTCCTACCGGAGGGGGCGAAAACATGAACGGGGCCGTGTACATTTCGTTTTTCCAGGGCCAGCTGGAGTCCGTGCTGGAGCAGGTCGTTCAGCTCGCCGTCCAGGAAATAAGCAAGACGGTGGGCTCCAGCCTGAACACGCTGCTGCTGGAGACGGCCGTTAAGGAGCAGGAAAACCGCCGGCTCCGCGTCCAGCTGCAGTCCCGGGAGAACCGGGGCCGAGCCAGCACGGGCCCCGCGGACGGCGGGGACCCTCCGGCGGCCGGTAAGAACAAGACTGGCCGGGCGGCGGGGGCCGAGAGGGCGGACGGCGGCAGAACAAAgcccgagcagcagcagcagcagcagcagccccacGCCCCCGGAGGGCAGGGCACGGAGCCCGGAGCCCCCACCGACACACGCCGCCTGGAGCAGAGAGGACGAGTCGTGGGTAGGCACCCGTTAAcgttacacaacacacacacacacacacacacacacacacacacacacacacacacaccccagcagCTGTCCGGGCGGCACTCCTCCCTCAGTCTCCGCCGGATTGCGTAACTGTGCAGGCCGTGTTGAGGCTTCAGCAGTAAACTGAGCTGCAGACACAGGGAGGCCTGCAGGTGATAAAAACTAGATTTACGAGCTCCTCTGACACGTCGGCCGGGACAAAGAGGCCTCAGTGTGGAGCCGAGCAGGTAGCGGACAGTCTGGAGGCTCCTGCGGGGGCTGCTGGGAGATGGCTGCAGAGACCAGGGGGGGACAGCCGGGCAGCCATCCCTGCTcctgcacagaaacactgcctgtctgtctgtctgctcatgtgtctgtctgtctctctgcccatgtgtcagcctgtctgtctctctgtcagcctgtctgtctctctgtcagcctgtcaggTCACATGCTCTCAGGCTGTCTCACAGAACAGGTTGATGAGGAAGAAGCTCCAGGCTGCAAAACAAAGACGCTGCAAAGTTTAGGATGAAATACGAGGCTGGTGGATCTTAAAATAAGATTTACAGccatgaggtgtgtgtgtgtgtgtgtgtgtgtgtgtgtgtgtgtgtgtgtgtgtg
This genomic window from Pempheris klunzingeri isolate RE-2024b chromosome 17, fPemKlu1.hap1, whole genome shotgun sequence contains:
- the LOC139216272 gene encoding uncharacterized protein; protein product: MNGAVYISFFQGQLESVLEQVVQLAVQEISKTVGSSLNTLLLETAVKEQENRRLRVQLQSRENRGRASTGPADGGDPPAAGKNKTGRAAGAERADGGRTKPEQQQQQQQPHAPGGQGTEPGAPTDTRRLEQRGRVVDQLKAVMEQVLDFALHELTKIVEASFDDLLLEITKMEREQKGLEERLDKCSDRGGGGGAGGGEKTRGGGGRRRGSENDSVSPSGSEDAREELAEVPVSTETPQTDGECGAAVMHSDIIMCL